Proteins encoded within one genomic window of Bradyrhizobium sp. AZCC 1719:
- a CDS encoding xanthine dehydrogenase family protein molybdopterin-binding subunit — translation MASYIGSATSRVDGRAKVTGEAKYAGEFNVPGLVHGYVVESTIPKGRIVRIDTSGALEVDGVIDVLTHRNRPQMPDKDDAYKDEVAPEKGSPYRPLYDDMILFSGQPLALVLAEDWETARVAASLVKVEYEKAPHITDLHAERANAFAIDKPEKPRGDAEKAFASAAVRHEAEYFIPTEHHNPMELFASTAIWDDGQLTVYDKTQGVQNVQQYLCGVFKMKPDKVRVMSPYMGGGFGAGLRPQYQVVLAVLGAQALKRPVRVMLTRAQMYALGYRPASIERLALGASSEGALEAMQHEAITVTSQFEEFARNDTGWGNLLYKSPNAEFGHRLVKLDLPTSCDMRAPGAATGVYALEYAMDELAVALKMDPVQLRLQCYSDRDQGGDIPYTSKQLRECYRQGAAAFGWDKRTPEPRSMREGSDLVGWGMASGVWEALQMPTTVRIVLTANGHAEVATAASDIGTGTYTIMAQVAADMLGLPIDNISVKLGDSTLPQCPLEGGSWIASSVCNAIANTARAVRGDLLKLAIGMKDSPLAGAGVDDVALIDGKIVNKRDATRAVSIASAMQSGNADRITREEANKVAEDKSRARNVHSAIFAEVKVDEQLGVIRVTRVVNAVAAGRILNPKTAHSQVMGGVVWGIGMALHEETLFDHRFGRVMNANIAEYHVPVNADVHDIKVIFVDEPDEMVNPLGIKGLGEIGIVGVAAAIANAVYHATGKRVRDLPITLDKVVQFN, via the coding sequence ATGGCAAGCTATATCGGATCAGCGACATCCCGCGTCGACGGCAGGGCCAAGGTCACCGGCGAAGCCAAATATGCCGGCGAGTTCAACGTCCCCGGCCTCGTCCATGGCTATGTCGTCGAATCGACGATTCCGAAGGGGCGGATCGTGCGCATCGACACCAGCGGGGCGCTGGAGGTTGATGGCGTGATCGACGTGCTGACCCATCGGAATCGACCGCAGATGCCCGACAAGGATGACGCCTACAAGGACGAAGTCGCGCCGGAAAAAGGCTCACCCTATCGTCCGCTCTACGACGACATGATCCTTTTCAGCGGACAACCGCTTGCGCTGGTACTGGCCGAGGATTGGGAAACCGCGCGCGTCGCCGCTTCGCTGGTAAAGGTCGAATACGAGAAGGCGCCTCACATCACCGATCTGCACGCGGAGCGCGCCAACGCATTTGCCATCGATAAGCCGGAGAAGCCGCGCGGCGATGCCGAAAAGGCATTTGCGTCCGCCGCCGTGCGCCACGAGGCCGAATATTTCATTCCGACCGAGCACCATAATCCGATGGAACTGTTTGCCTCGACGGCGATCTGGGATGACGGCCAGCTCACGGTCTACGACAAGACGCAGGGCGTGCAGAACGTCCAGCAGTATCTTTGCGGCGTGTTCAAGATGAAGCCGGACAAGGTGCGCGTCATGTCGCCCTACATGGGCGGCGGTTTCGGCGCGGGGCTACGCCCGCAATACCAGGTCGTACTGGCAGTTCTGGGAGCGCAGGCACTCAAACGCCCGGTTCGTGTCATGCTGACGAGGGCGCAGATGTATGCACTCGGCTACCGGCCGGCGAGCATCGAACGGCTTGCACTTGGCGCCAGCAGCGAGGGCGCGCTCGAAGCAATGCAACATGAAGCCATCACTGTGACCTCGCAGTTTGAGGAGTTCGCGCGCAACGATACTGGCTGGGGAAACCTGCTCTACAAGAGTCCGAATGCGGAATTCGGGCACAGACTGGTAAAGCTCGATCTGCCGACCTCCTGCGACATGCGCGCGCCGGGGGCTGCGACCGGCGTCTACGCGCTCGAATACGCGATGGACGAACTCGCCGTCGCGCTCAAGATGGATCCGGTGCAGTTGCGGCTACAATGCTATTCCGACCGCGATCAAGGCGGGGATATTCCCTATACCAGCAAGCAACTGCGTGAATGCTACCGGCAGGGCGCGGCGGCGTTTGGCTGGGACAAGCGCACGCCCGAGCCGCGCTCCATGCGCGAGGGCAGCGACCTGGTCGGCTGGGGCATGGCATCCGGCGTATGGGAGGCGCTGCAGATGCCGACCACGGTGCGCATCGTGCTGACGGCGAACGGTCATGCGGAAGTGGCGACCGCCGCGTCCGATATCGGCACCGGCACCTACACGATCATGGCGCAGGTCGCGGCCGACATGCTCGGCCTGCCGATCGACAATATCAGCGTCAAGCTCGGCGATTCCACGCTGCCACAATGTCCGCTCGAAGGCGGTTCGTGGATCGCGTCCTCAGTGTGCAACGCGATTGCCAATACCGCCCGCGCGGTTCGCGGCGACTTGCTGAAGCTTGCAATCGGCATGAAGGATTCGCCGCTGGCAGGCGCCGGCGTGGATGACGTCGCCCTGATCGACGGCAAGATCGTCAACAAGCGGGATGCGACCCGCGCGGTCTCGATTGCCAGCGCGATGCAATCCGGCAATGCCGATCGCATCACGCGCGAGGAGGCGAACAAGGTTGCCGAAGACAAGTCGCGGGCGCGCAACGTCCACTCCGCCATCTTTGCGGAGGTCAAGGTGGACGAACAGCTTGGCGTGATCCGCGTGACCCGCGTGGTCAATGCCGTCGCCGCCGGCCGCATCCTCAACCCGAAGACCGCCCACAGCCAGGTCATGGGTGGCGTGGTCTGGGGAATCGGCATGGCGCTGCACGAGGAAACGCTGTTCGACCATCGCTTCGGACGCGTCATGAACGCCAATATCGCCGAATACCACGTGCCCGTGAATGCCGACGTGCACGACATCAAGGTGATCTTCGTCGACGAGCCCGACGAGATGGTCAATCCACTCGGCATCAAGGGCCTCGGCGAGATCGGCATTGTCGGCGTGGCGGCGGCGATCGCCAACGCGGTCTATCATGCGACGGGAAAACGCGTCCGCGACCTGCCGATTACGCTCGACAAGGTGGTTCAGTTCAATTGA
- a CDS encoding FAD binding domain-containing protein, producing MTPFQYARANDVADAIKQIATDPSAKFIAGGTNLIDLIKYDVEGPSRLIDISHLPLRSVEPTSAGGVLIGAMVPNTDLAYHPLIEQRYPLLSRAILSGASQQLRNMASTGGNLLQRTRCFYYYDTATPCNKREPGSGCSAIDGVNRINAILGTSEACIATHPSDMCVALAALEATVHVAGPAGARTIAFADFHRLPGNTPQRDANLEPDEIITAIELPPKGFSANYSYLKIRDRLSYAFALVSVAAALELDGDTIKEARLALGGVAHKPWRSTAAEAALLGQRTDATAFAKAADWLLHGAKGYGHNDFKIGLARRAIIRTLDQAARGTPQSVSDKKIR from the coding sequence ATGACCCCGTTCCAATATGCGCGCGCAAACGACGTCGCCGATGCCATCAAGCAGATTGCCACGGATCCTTCCGCAAAATTCATTGCGGGCGGCACCAACCTGATCGACCTGATCAAATATGATGTCGAGGGTCCGAGCCGGCTGATCGATATTTCGCACCTGCCGCTCAGGAGCGTCGAACCAACCTCCGCCGGCGGCGTTCTGATCGGCGCGATGGTGCCGAACACCGACCTCGCCTACCACCCCCTGATCGAACAGCGCTATCCACTGCTCTCGCGCGCGATACTATCAGGCGCGTCGCAGCAGTTGCGCAACATGGCCTCGACCGGCGGCAACCTGCTGCAGCGGACGCGCTGCTTCTATTATTACGACACGGCAACGCCGTGCAACAAACGTGAGCCGGGTAGCGGCTGCTCGGCGATCGATGGCGTCAACCGCATCAATGCGATCCTCGGAACGAGCGAGGCCTGCATCGCCACGCATCCTTCCGACATGTGCGTGGCACTCGCAGCGCTCGAGGCCACCGTGCATGTCGCAGGTCCGGCCGGGGCGCGCACCATCGCGTTTGCCGATTTCCATCGCCTGCCCGGCAACACGCCGCAGCGCGACGCCAATCTGGAACCCGATGAGATCATCACGGCCATCGAGCTTCCGCCAAAAGGGTTCAGCGCGAACTATTCCTACCTGAAGATTCGCGATCGTTTGTCGTATGCGTTCGCGCTGGTCTCGGTGGCGGCAGCGCTCGAACTCGACGGCGACACGATCAAGGAAGCCCGCCTGGCGCTCGGCGGCGTTGCGCACAAACCATGGCGCAGTACCGCGGCCGAAGCGGCTCTGCTCGGACAACGCACTGACGCGACCGCATTTGCGAAAGCCGCGGATTGGCTGCTGCACGGCGCCAAGGGCTACGGGCACAACGATTTCAAGATCGGCCTGGCGCGGCGCGCTATCATTCGCACGCTCGATCAGGCCGCGCGAGGCACGCCGCAGTCGGTCTCCGACAAGAAAATACGGTGA
- a CDS encoding (2Fe-2S)-binding protein: MATVPEKIPIRLTVNGNRMELTVAPWTTLLDALRDHLDLTGTKKGCDHGQCGACTVLVDGRRINSCLTLAVMKQGAEIITIEGLAHDGELHPLQQAFIDHDAFQCGYCTSGQICSAAGLIAEGKAKTADEIRELMSGNICRCGAYPNIVAAIQQAMERS; this comes from the coding sequence ATGGCCACCGTGCCGGAGAAAATTCCGATCAGGCTGACCGTCAATGGCAACCGTATGGAACTGACGGTCGCCCCGTGGACGACGTTACTCGATGCGCTACGCGACCATCTCGACCTGACGGGCACCAAGAAGGGCTGCGACCACGGACAATGCGGCGCGTGCACCGTTCTGGTCGACGGGCGGCGGATCAATTCCTGCCTGACGCTGGCGGTGATGAAGCAAGGCGCCGAAATCATCACCATCGAGGGCCTTGCACACGACGGCGAGCTGCATCCGCTGCAGCAGGCCTTTATCGATCATGATGCATTTCAGTGCGGCTACTGCACGTCGGGACAGATCTGCTCGGCCGCCGGGCTGATCGCCGAGGGCAAGGCCAAAACGGCCGACGAGATTCGCGAACTCATGAGCGGCAATATCTGCCGTTGCGGCGCCTATCCGAACATCGTGGCGGCGATCCAGCAGGCGATGGAGCGATCATGA
- a CDS encoding methyl-accepting chemotaxis protein codes for MAFGLFKKQVAEPALPAVQPKVQTAAAVTEAVSGDGDSAKAILELLELELGAMIRQLERAANSVAGGAEATAATLSTIRQRTDALTSRTSAAQDTATTFSHAADKFTQSAQGIGSQVRDAGKLADQASEAAREAGANVDRLRESSAAIGNVVNLIAQIARQTTLLALNSTIEAARAGEAGRGFAVVATEVKALAVQTQSATEEITKKIEALQRDAAGSVDAVHRITQSIEAIRPVFENVNGAVAEQSATTGEMADNAASASSFIASVGDSATEIDSATKEAEAHGESVAKAGRAVTAFAQKLKARCAVLLRQGDRTERREQQKLPCSLKIEIQTPRGVISAPVYEISIDGILVSGPDAERLAQGQSFEATLQDIGACRIRVSERSKAGTQARFERTNAALIEKIEDKLWSIQDDNTEAVTRAMEAGAALKKIFENGIDSGAISMEDMFDTNYVEIPGSNPVQYRTKILDWADRALPPFQEAFLAKDKRMAFCAMIDTNGYLPVHNKIYSHPQRPGDVTWNTANSRNRRIFNDPAGLAAGRNQRAYLIQSYARDMGNGNTVMMREIDVPIRVKGRHWGGFRTAYRL; via the coding sequence ATGGCCTTCGGTTTGTTCAAAAAGCAGGTGGCGGAACCGGCTTTGCCTGCCGTCCAGCCCAAGGTTCAGACGGCCGCCGCCGTGACGGAGGCCGTCTCAGGCGATGGCGACTCGGCCAAGGCCATCCTCGAACTTCTGGAACTCGAACTCGGCGCGATGATCCGCCAGCTCGAGCGGGCGGCCAATTCGGTCGCCGGCGGCGCCGAGGCGACCGCTGCGACGCTCTCCACCATTCGCCAGCGCACCGACGCCCTGACCAGCCGCACCAGCGCCGCACAGGACACGGCGACGACGTTTTCGCACGCCGCCGACAAGTTCACCCAATCGGCGCAAGGGATCGGCTCCCAGGTGCGCGACGCCGGCAAGCTCGCCGACCAGGCCAGTGAGGCCGCCCGCGAAGCCGGCGCCAATGTCGACCGCCTGAGGGAATCATCGGCCGCGATCGGCAACGTGGTCAACCTGATCGCGCAGATCGCGCGGCAAACCACGCTCTTGGCGCTCAATTCCACCATCGAGGCCGCACGCGCCGGCGAAGCCGGGCGCGGCTTTGCCGTCGTCGCCACCGAAGTGAAGGCGCTCGCGGTGCAGACCCAAAGCGCGACGGAGGAAATCACGAAGAAGATCGAGGCGCTGCAGCGGGATGCCGCGGGCTCGGTCGATGCCGTGCATCGCATCACGCAGTCGATCGAGGCGATCCGCCCGGTGTTCGAGAACGTCAACGGCGCGGTCGCCGAGCAGAGCGCGACCACCGGCGAGATGGCCGACAATGCGGCCTCCGCTTCGAGCTTCATCGCTTCCGTCGGCGACAGCGCCACCGAAATCGACAGCGCCACCAAGGAAGCCGAGGCCCATGGCGAAAGCGTCGCCAAGGCCGGACGGGCCGTCACCGCGTTTGCGCAGAAGCTCAAGGCGCGTTGCGCAGTGCTGCTGCGCCAGGGTGATCGCACCGAGCGCCGCGAACAGCAAAAACTACCGTGCAGCCTCAAGATCGAAATCCAGACGCCGCGCGGCGTGATATCGGCGCCGGTCTATGAGATTTCGATCGATGGCATCCTGGTCAGCGGGCCAGACGCCGAAAGGCTGGCGCAGGGCCAGAGTTTTGAGGCGACGTTGCAGGATATCGGCGCTTGCCGCATTCGCGTCAGTGAGCGCTCGAAGGCCGGCACGCAGGCCCGGTTCGAGCGGACGAATGCCGCGCTGATCGAGAAGATCGAAGACAAGCTGTGGTCGATCCAGGACGACAACACCGAGGCGGTCACCCGCGCGATGGAAGCCGGCGCGGCGCTGAAGAAGATTTTCGAGAACGGCATCGATAGCGGCGCCATTTCGATGGAGGACATGTTCGACACCAACTACGTCGAGATACCAGGCAGCAACCCGGTGCAATATCGCACCAAAATCCTGGACTGGGCCGATCGCGCGCTGCCGCCGTTCCAGGAAGCGTTCCTTGCCAAGGACAAGCGGATGGCGTTCTGCGCCATGATCGACACCAACGGCTATTTGCCGGTGCACAACAAAATCTATTCGCACCCACAGCGCCCGGGCGACGTCACCTGGAACACCGCCAACAGCCGCAACCGCCGCATCTTCAATGATCCGGCAGGACTCGCCGCCGGGCGCAATCAGCGCGCCTATCTGATCCAGAGCTACGCCCGCGACATGGGCAACGGCAACACCGTGATGATGCGCGAGATCGACGTGCCGATCCGCGTCAAGGGCCGCCACTGGGGCGGCTTCCGCACGGCCTACCGGCTTTAG
- a CDS encoding YebC/PmpR family DNA-binding transcriptional regulator yields the protein MAGHSQFKNIMHRKGRQDAQKSKLFSKLAREITVAAKLGTPDPAMNPRLRAAVIAARQENMPKDNIERAIKKAIGGESESYDEIRYEGYGPGGVAIIVEALTDNRNRAASDIRSYFTKSGGNLGETGSVAFMFDRTGIIEYDASKASDDAMLEAAIEAGADDVVSSESGHEIYASQETFREVAKALEAKFGEARKAALTWKPQNTVAVDDETGEKLLKLMDLLNEHDDVQNVYANFEVSDALVAKMGG from the coding sequence ATGGCCGGCCATTCCCAATTCAAGAACATCATGCACCGCAAGGGCCGGCAGGATGCCCAGAAGTCCAAGCTGTTCAGCAAGCTGGCGCGCGAGATCACGGTCGCCGCCAAGCTGGGAACGCCGGACCCGGCGATGAACCCCCGGCTGCGCGCGGCCGTGATCGCGGCCCGCCAGGAGAACATGCCGAAGGACAATATCGAGCGCGCCATCAAGAAGGCGATCGGCGGCGAGAGCGAGAGCTATGACGAGATCCGCTACGAGGGCTACGGCCCTGGCGGCGTCGCCATCATCGTCGAGGCGCTGACGGACAACCGCAACCGCGCCGCCTCCGATATCCGCTCCTATTTCACCAAGTCCGGCGGCAATCTCGGCGAAACCGGCTCAGTCGCCTTCATGTTCGACCGCACTGGCATCATCGAGTACGACGCCAGCAAGGCCTCCGACGACGCGATGCTGGAAGCCGCCATCGAGGCCGGCGCCGACGACGTCGTATCCAGCGAAAGCGGTCACGAGATCTACGCCTCGCAGGAAACCTTTCGCGAGGTTGCGAAAGCGCTGGAAGCCAAGTTCGGCGAAGCCCGCAAGGCAGCGCTGACCTGGAAGCCGCAGAACACGGTCGCGGTGGATGACGAGACCGGCGAGAAGTTGTTGAAGCTGATGGACCTGTTGAACGAGCACGACGACGTGCAGAACGTCTACGCCAATTTCGAGGTTTCCGACGCGCTGGTCGCCAAGATGGGCGGGTAG
- the ruvC gene encoding crossover junction endodeoxyribonuclease RuvC, which translates to MTSPPIRHPVRIIGIDPGLRRTGWGVIETEGNRLVFVGCGSVEPPDNLPIASRLLAIHEGLAAVLGDFRPAEAAVEQTFVNKDGVATLKLGQARGVAMLAPAMFGISVAEYAPNQVKKTVVGAGHADKNQIAVMLKILLPKAEPRSADAADALAIAITHAHHRQSAALRLKVASA; encoded by the coding sequence ATGACATCCCCACCGATTCGCCATCCCGTCCGGATTATCGGCATCGACCCAGGCCTGCGCCGCACCGGCTGGGGCGTGATCGAGACCGAGGGTAACCGCCTCGTCTTCGTCGGCTGCGGCTCGGTGGAGCCGCCGGACAATCTGCCCATAGCGAGCCGCCTGCTCGCGATCCATGAAGGGCTCGCCGCCGTGCTCGGCGATTTCAGGCCGGCGGAAGCTGCGGTGGAGCAGACTTTTGTCAACAAGGACGGCGTCGCCACCCTGAAGCTAGGCCAGGCCCGCGGCGTCGCCATGTTGGCGCCCGCGATGTTCGGCATATCGGTTGCGGAATACGCGCCCAATCAAGTGAAGAAGACCGTGGTCGGAGCGGGCCACGCCGACAAGAACCAGATCGCCGTGATGCTGAAGATATTGCTGCCGAAGGCCGAGCCCAGATCCGCCGACGCCGCCGACGCGCTGGCGATCGCCATCACCCACGCCCACCACCGCCAGAGCGCGGCGCTGCGGCTGAAAGTGGCGAGCGCATGA
- the ruvA gene encoding Holliday junction branch migration protein RuvA produces MIGKLKGLIDSYGEDYVILDVGGVGYQVHCSSRTLQALPSPGEAAVLSIETYVREDQIKLFGFRTDTEREWFRLLQTVQGVGAKVALAVLSTLPPAELANAIALRDKAAVSRTPGVGPKVAERIVSELKDKAPAFANVDPAVVHLAGAIDSDRAPRPVTDAISALVNLGYGQPQAAAAIATASRSAGENAETAQLIRLGLKELAK; encoded by the coding sequence ATGATCGGCAAACTCAAAGGCCTGATCGATTCCTACGGCGAGGATTACGTGATCCTCGATGTCGGCGGCGTCGGTTATCAGGTGCATTGCTCGTCGCGCACGCTGCAGGCGCTGCCGTCGCCCGGTGAGGCCGCGGTGCTGTCGATCGAAACCTATGTCCGCGAGGATCAGATAAAACTGTTCGGCTTCCGCACAGACACGGAGCGCGAATGGTTTCGCCTGCTGCAGACCGTGCAGGGCGTCGGCGCCAAGGTCGCGCTCGCCGTGCTCTCCACGCTCCCGCCGGCCGAACTCGCCAATGCGATTGCGCTGCGCGACAAGGCCGCGGTGTCGCGCACGCCTGGCGTCGGACCGAAAGTCGCCGAGCGCATCGTGTCTGAATTGAAGGACAAGGCGCCGGCGTTCGCCAATGTCGATCCCGCCGTGGTGCATCTGGCCGGCGCCATCGACAGCGACCGCGCACCGCGCCCGGTGACCGACGCGATCTCGGCGCTGGTCAATCTCGGCTACGGCCAGCCACAGGCCGCCGCCGCCATCGCCACCGCCTCGCGCAGCGCGGGCGAGAATGCCGAGACGGCTCAGCTTATCCGGCTGGGCCTGAAGGAACTGGCGAAGTGA
- a CDS encoding cytidine deaminase — MLSEKDQELIAAAIDAIRPRYRNKWQEVGAAMRTRDGRIVTGVNIDAYIGRIAVCAEAIAIGRAITETGDRGIETIVAVRHPKPDEPGSIAVVSPCGICRELIHDYDAKARVIVPDNGREPKVVTIGELLPNKYRRGNG, encoded by the coding sequence ATGTTGAGCGAGAAAGACCAGGAACTAATTGCCGCCGCGATTGACGCGATCAGGCCGCGTTATCGCAATAAGTGGCAGGAGGTCGGCGCTGCGATGCGCACCCGCGACGGCCGCATCGTCACCGGTGTGAATATCGATGCCTATATCGGCCGGATCGCCGTCTGCGCGGAGGCGATCGCCATTGGCCGGGCCATCACCGAAACCGGCGATCGTGGCATCGAGACCATCGTCGCCGTGCGCCATCCCAAGCCGGACGAGCCCGGCAGTATCGCCGTGGTATCGCCCTGCGGCATCTGTCGCGAACTGATCCACGATTACGATGCAAAGGCGCGGGTCATCGTTCCCGACAATGGCCGCGAGCCGAAGGTCGTCACCATCGGCGAGCTTTTGCCCAACAAGTACCGGAGGGGCAACGGGTGA
- the ruvB gene encoding Holliday junction branch migration DNA helicase RuvB: MNTPSRIVTPERRSDDVGDTAMRPQLLSEFVGQAQARKNLSIFIEAARKRGEALDHVLFVGPPGLGKTTLAQIVARELGVGFRATSGPVIAKAGDLAALLTNLEERDVLFIDEIHRLSPAVEEVLYPAMEDFQLDLIIGEGPAARSVKIDLAKFTLVGATTRAGLLTNPLRDRFGIPIRLNFYTEEELEKIVSRGARVLNIGMTPDGANEIARRARGTPRIAGRLLRRVRDFASAADASSVDRAIADHALSALEVDAAGLDAMDRRYLTTIAMNYGGGPVGVETMAAALSEPRDAIEDIIEPYLIQCGYLQRTPRGRLLTSHAFRHLGLAEPARDPAQFGLFGNGDDD; this comes from the coding sequence GTGAACACCCCCTCCCGCATCGTCACCCCCGAGCGCCGCAGCGACGATGTCGGCGACACCGCGATGCGTCCGCAACTGCTGTCCGAGTTCGTCGGCCAGGCGCAGGCGCGCAAAAATCTCTCGATCTTCATCGAGGCCGCGCGCAAGCGCGGCGAGGCGCTGGATCACGTGCTGTTCGTCGGGCCTCCCGGCCTCGGCAAGACCACGCTGGCGCAAATCGTCGCGCGCGAACTCGGCGTCGGCTTTCGCGCCACTTCCGGTCCCGTCATCGCCAAGGCCGGCGATCTTGCAGCACTGCTCACCAATCTCGAAGAGCGCGACGTCCTGTTCATCGACGAAATCCATCGCCTCAGCCCGGCGGTCGAGGAGGTGCTGTACCCTGCGATGGAGGATTTTCAGCTCGACCTCATCATCGGCGAGGGTCCGGCAGCGCGCTCGGTGAAGATCGATCTTGCAAAGTTCACCCTTGTCGGCGCCACGACGCGCGCAGGGTTGTTGACCAATCCGCTGCGCGACCGTTTCGGCATTCCGATCCGGCTGAACTTCTACACCGAGGAAGAGCTGGAGAAGATCGTCAGCCGCGGCGCCCGCGTGCTCAACATCGGCATGACGCCTGACGGCGCCAACGAGATCGCGCGCCGCGCCCGCGGCACGCCGCGCATCGCCGGCCGCCTGTTGCGCCGCGTGCGCGATTTTGCATCCGCTGCCGACGCCAGCTCGGTCGACCGCGCCATCGCCGACCACGCGCTGAGCGCGCTGGAAGTCGATGCCGCCGGCCTCGATGCGATGGACCGTCGCTATCTGACGACGATCGCGATGAACTATGGCGGCGGCCCGGTCGGCGTCGAGACCATGGCGGCGGCGCTATCCGAGCCGCGCGACGCCATCGAGGACATCATCGAGCCGTATCTGATCCAGTGCGGCTATCTGCAGCGCACCCCGCGCGGTAGGCTGCTCACCTCGCACGCCTTCCGCCACCTCGGCCTCGCCGAGCCCGCCCGCGATCCCGCGCAGTTCGGCTTGTTCGGCAACGGCGACGACGATTGA
- a CDS encoding metallophosphoesterase, which yields MLTRRHFLKSMGGLGALGASTTAYGFSAPVVRLRVARYDISPPQWPAGLKLRIAAIADLHACDPWMSLDHIGEIVERTNALKPDIVVMLGDYVAGHRKVTRFIPDAEWAGALAGLKAPLGVHAVLGNHDWWEDKEVQRNGQGLPSAGRALEAVGIPVYENDAKKLSKNGQSFWLAGLGDQLAYIPARRFRPLKRIGVDDLGATLAKITDDAPVVLMAHEPDIARRVPARVALQLSGHTHGGQVRMLGWSPISPSGQQLAYGHIKMNCDVVVSGGLGCSIMPFRLGVPPEIVLVTVGAGRPAVA from the coding sequence ATGTTAACACGCCGTCATTTCTTGAAGTCCATGGGTGGCCTGGGCGCGCTGGGCGCCTCAACCACCGCTTACGGTTTCAGCGCGCCGGTCGTCCGGCTTCGCGTCGCGCGGTACGATATCTCGCCGCCGCAATGGCCGGCCGGTCTCAAGCTCAGGATCGCCGCCATCGCCGACCTCCACGCCTGCGATCCCTGGATGTCGCTCGATCATATCGGTGAGATCGTCGAACGCACCAATGCGCTCAAGCCCGACATCGTCGTCATGCTCGGCGACTACGTGGCCGGACATCGCAAGGTGACGCGCTTCATTCCCGACGCCGAATGGGCGGGAGCGTTGGCCGGATTGAAGGCGCCGCTCGGCGTGCATGCGGTGCTCGGCAATCACGACTGGTGGGAAGACAAGGAAGTGCAGCGCAACGGCCAGGGGCTGCCGAGCGCGGGCCGTGCGTTGGAAGCTGTCGGTATCCCGGTGTACGAAAACGACGCGAAGAAACTCAGCAAGAATGGCCAATCGTTCTGGCTTGCCGGATTGGGCGACCAGCTCGCTTACATTCCGGCGCGCCGCTTCAGGCCGCTCAAGCGGATCGGCGTCGACGATCTCGGCGCGACGCTGGCGAAGATCACCGACGATGCGCCGGTGGTCCTGATGGCGCACGAGCCTGACATCGCGCGCCGCGTGCCCGCGCGCGTTGCGCTGCAGCTCTCCGGGCATACCCATGGCGGCCAGGTGCGGATGCTGGGCTGGTCGCCGATCTCGCCCTCCGGCCAGCAGCTCGCCTACGGCCACATCAAGATGAATTGCGACGTCGTCGTCTCCGGCGGCCTCGGCTGCAGCATCATGCCGTTCCGTCTCGGCGTGCCCCCGGAGATCGTGCTGGTGACGGTTGGGGCGGGGCGGCCGGCGGTGGCGTAG
- a CDS encoding type II toxin-antitoxin system RelE/ParE family toxin, which produces MRVVVSLRARADILNIHSYLAENSIVAADRMLARFSQRFDELQEFPFLGPDRSELRASLRGLLIDGYIAFYLVEVDRIVIVRVLDGRMDIKREMSK; this is translated from the coding sequence GTGCGGGTCGTTGTTTCCTTGCGCGCCCGCGCCGACATTCTCAACATACATTCTTATCTCGCCGAAAACAGCATTGTTGCTGCAGATCGAATGCTGGCTCGATTTTCACAACGGTTCGATGAGCTGCAAGAATTTCCTTTTCTTGGGCCGGATCGAAGTGAATTGAGAGCGTCGCTGCGAGGGCTCCTGATTGACGGCTATATTGCGTTTTATCTTGTCGAAGTGGATCGGATCGTGATCGTGCGCGTACTTGATGGCCGGATGGATATCAAGCGGGAGATGTCGAAATGA
- the ybgC gene encoding tol-pal system-associated acyl-CoA thioesterase — protein MTPSLDGEIRDGRHHMQVRVYYEDTDFSGIVYHANYLRFMERGRTNHLRLMGASQHALFEQAQEEMPGFAFVVRSMQLDFLRPARMDDVLDVVTWPVAVKGASITLAQEVRRGEDVLVKAEVRVAFISEGRAQPIPKSLRLLMKADLAPE, from the coding sequence ATGACTCCCTCCCTCGACGGCGAGATCCGCGACGGCCGCCATCACATGCAGGTCCGTGTCTACTACGAAGATACCGATTTTTCCGGTATCGTATACCACGCCAATTACCTGCGCTTCATGGAGCGCGGGCGCACCAACCATCTGCGGCTGATGGGCGCTTCGCAGCATGCGCTGTTCGAGCAGGCGCAGGAGGAGATGCCGGGTTTTGCCTTCGTAGTCCGCTCGATGCAGCTCGACTTTCTGCGGCCGGCGCGGATGGACGACGTGCTCGACGTGGTGACATGGCCGGTCGCGGTGAAGGGCGCTTCCATCACGCTGGCACAGGAGGTGCGGCGAGGCGAAGACGTCCTCGTCAAGGCGGAAGTGCGCGTTGCCTTCATCAGCGAGGGACGAGCGCAGCCGATCCCGAAATCGCTGCGGCTGTTGATGAAGGCCGATCTGGCGCCGGAATAA